Proteins from one Mus caroli chromosome 3, CAROLI_EIJ_v1.1, whole genome shotgun sequence genomic window:
- the Znf639 gene encoding zinc finger protein 639 produces the protein MNEYPKKRKRKTLHPSRYSDSSGISRIADGVSGIFSDHCYSVCSMRQPDLKYFDSKDDDSDPETANDLPKFADGTKARNRNQSYLVPSPVLRILDHTVFSTEKSTEVEICDEECASPESVHQHTQEESPIEVHTSEDVPIAVEVHAISEDYDIEAENNSSESLQDQTDEEPPAKLCKVLDKSQALNVTAQQKWPLLRANSSGLYKCELCEFNSKYFSDLKQHVILKHKRTDSNVCRVCKESFSTNMLLIEHAKLHEEDPYICKYCDYKTVIFENLSQHIADTHFSDHLYWCEQCDVQFSSSSELYLHFQEHSRDEQYLCQFCEHETGDPEDLHSHVVNEHARRLIELSDKCGSGGHGQCSLLSKITFDKCKNFFVCQVCGFRSRLHTNVNRHVAIEHTKIFPHVCDDCGKGFSSMLEYCKHLNSHLSEGIYLCQYCEYSTGQIEDLKIHLDFKHSADLPHKCSECLMRFGNERDLLSHLQVHETT, from the exons ATTCTTCTGGAATAAGCAGAATTGCAGATGGAGTCAGTGGGATTTTTTCTGATCACTGTTACAGTGTCTGCTCGATGAGACAGCCAGACTTAAAATACTTTGACAGCAAAG ATGATGATTCTGATCCTGAGACAGCAAATGACTTGCCCAAATTTGCAGATGGAACCAAGGCCAGAAACAGGAATCAGAGCTACCTGGTTCCCAGCCCTGTGCTTAGGATTCTAGACCACACTGTCTTTTCCACAG aAAAATCTACTGAAGTTGAGATCTGTGATGAAGAATGTGCCTCACCTGAGTCAGTGCATCAGCATACTCAAGAGGAGAGCCCTATAGAAGTTCATACCTCAGAAGACGTCCCAATTGCTGTAGAAGTCCATGCGATTTCTGAAGATTATGATATAGAGGCCGAGAACAAttcctctgagagcctccaagACCAGACTGATGAAGAGCCACCAGCTAAACTCTGTAAAGTCCTTGACAAGAGCCAAGCTTTGAATGTGACTGCCCAACAGAAGTGGCCTTTACTGAGAGCCAACAGCAGTGGCCTCTACAAGTGTGAACTTTGTGAATTTAACAGTAAATACTTTTCTGACCTAAAGCAACATGTGATCCTGAAACACAAGCGCACTGACTCGAATGTGTGTCGGGTGTGTAAGGAAAGCTTCTCTACCAACATGCTTCTCATTGAACATGCCAAACTTCACGAAGAAGATCCCTACATCTGTAAGTACTGTGATTACAAGACGGTGATCTTTGAGAACCTCAGCCAGCACATTGCAGACACCCACTTCAGCGACCACCTTTACTGGTGTGAGCAGTGTGATGTGCAGTTCTCCTCAAGCAGTGAGCTCTACCTGCACTTCCAGGAGCACAGCCGTGATGAGCAGTACCTGTGCCAGTTCTGTGAGCACGAGACAGGTGACCCTGAGGACTTGCACAGCCACGTCGTCAACGAGCACGCTCGCAGACTGATTGAGCTGAGTGACAAGTGTGGCAGTGGTGGCCATGGGCAGTGCAGCCTTTTAAGCAAGATCACCTTTGACAAATGTAAAAATTTCTTCGTGTGTCAAGTATGTGGCTTTCGGAGCAGACTTCACACAAATGTCAACAGACACGTGGCTATCGAGCATACTAAAATATTCCCTCATGTTTGTGATGACTGTGGGAAGGGCTTTTCCAGCATGTTGGAATATTGCAAGCATCTAAATTCACATCTATCTGAAGGGATTTACTTATGCCAATATTGTGAATATTCAACAGGACAAATTGAAGATCTTAAAATTCATCTAGATTTCAAGCATTCAGCTGACTTGCCTCATAAGTGTAGTGAGTGCTTGATGAGGTTTGGGAACGAAAGGGACTTACTCAGTCACCTTCAAGTCCACGAGACTACCTGA